One window of Magallana gigas chromosome 2, xbMagGiga1.1, whole genome shotgun sequence genomic DNA carries:
- the LOC105342758 gene encoding uncharacterized protein, which produces MKSRKLYVILGLTFAYFSVVQTNDYQWSRGTKQYVNQNQYGGVPTGQAYSPPGASYGTTYPGSYSNGYSGNGYGSTQLSSSKIGVVLPQTFGYGFMGYDIYSLLGNGFYNMMGYALPQIYGLQSIPYLHPHALLQMQYSNLYGYQIHQFQQLNGHLDVYQRYGYQSPFGGYTHPFGGYTNGLWGFSPIGVPMPGLLGPRGNPMFGYKEPGFLERLGFHGVSKDIVTVLGGAVLFAGLLKLG; this is translated from the exons ATGAAATCCCGTAAATTATATGTTATTCTAGGCCTTACTTTTGCGTATTTTTCTGTTGTACAAACAAATGATTACCAATGGAGTCGAGGCACTAAACAGTACGTGAACCAGAATCAGTACGGAGGTGTCCCCACCGGTCAGGCATACTCACCCCCTGGTGCTTCCTACGGGACAACCTACCCCGGATCCTATTCTAACGGTTATTCGGGAAATGGATACGGATCTACACAGCTGTCCTCCTCAAAAATAGGGGTCGTGTTACCCCAGACATTTGGCTACGGATTTATGGGATATGATATTTATTCACTTCTCGGTAATGGGTTTTACAACATGATGGGGTATGCTCTCCCTCAGATTTACGGACTACAGAGTATTCCTTATCTTCATCCGCACGCGTTGCTGCAAATGCAGTACAGTAACTTGTACGGGTACCAAATACACCAATTCCAGCAGCTGAATGGACACCTGGATGTCTATCAGAGGTACGGTTACCAAAGCCCGTTCGGGGGGTACACCCATCCCTTTGGGGGATACACAAATGGTCTGTGGGGATTCTCCCCGATAGGCGTCCCCATGCCCGGACTTCTAGGCCCTAGAGGAAATCCCATGTTTGGATACAAAGAACCAGGATTTCTTGAGCGTTTAGGATTCCATGGAGTTTCCAAAGACATAG TGACTGTGTTAGGTGGCGCTGTTCTGTTTGCTGGCCTGTTAAAACTTGGATAA